A single region of the Solwaraspora sp. WMMD791 genome encodes:
- a CDS encoding pilus assembly protein TadG-related protein yields MKPAGRGDRDRAAHRRTGVRTAVDAGRVSVFLAVAFMAVATVIGITVDAAGKYRTQHRADNLAAEAARTGGQQIDIGLAVGGDGAVLDVQAATAAVDAYLDDLPLVTGHTVTVAPDQQQLTVTVDMSYETTMLSLFGFPSAIPVTGQATALLRTEP; encoded by the coding sequence GTGAAGCCGGCGGGCCGCGGCGACCGGGATCGGGCCGCGCATCGTCGGACCGGCGTCCGTACCGCCGTCGACGCCGGACGGGTCAGTGTCTTCCTGGCCGTGGCGTTCATGGCGGTGGCCACCGTCATCGGGATCACCGTGGACGCCGCCGGCAAGTACCGCACCCAGCATCGGGCCGACAACCTGGCGGCCGAGGCCGCCCGTACCGGTGGGCAGCAGATCGACATCGGGCTCGCCGTCGGCGGCGACGGCGCGGTCCTCGACGTTCAAGCGGCGACGGCGGCGGTCGACGCCTACCTCGATGATCTGCCGCTGGTCACCGGGCACACCGTCACCGTCGCCCCCGATCAGCAGCAGCTGACGGTGACCGTCGACATGTCCTACGAAACCACCATGCTCAGCCTCTTCGGCTTCCCGTCGGCCATCCCGGTCACCGGGCAGGCCACCGCCCTGCTACGGACGGAGCCCTAG
- a CDS encoding LysM peptidoglycan-binding domain-containing protein translates to MSTTRVTPARRLGQVVTGLGALIVLLILLAGAPVALLAFAGNPLPDEVPSAAAIGAALTSRDDGQLFLRALAVVGWLGWATFLVSVLVEVPARLLRRPAPRLPGLNRQQRVAAALIGSISLILVASPAAAFAAPGTVEATTVVAVSTGFGAAPADAKATAGQATAGQATDSRPTPHQLAGAGQSGPLVSPAALHALATAPSTPDRPDAGTDAAAAEPVYRVANGDYLGHIADRYLGEFGDYRQLAALNEIDDPDRIRAGQLLRLPADATDTGVRPHANGTVLTPAAPRTPAPPATEQPAPQPPAAGQPPTGQPTTPPPTTDVPSDAGTAPAQRPAWQIDDDAAGGGNLGGGVSAGSPGPQQNLNRPLAVAAVITAASIVGAQIGTVLGLKRRTAGAPTDSGRHRRYRD, encoded by the coding sequence ATGAGCACGACGCGCGTCACCCCCGCCCGGCGGCTCGGGCAGGTCGTCACCGGCCTGGGCGCCCTGATCGTCCTGTTGATCCTGCTCGCCGGGGCACCGGTCGCGTTGCTCGCGTTCGCCGGCAACCCGCTGCCCGACGAGGTGCCGTCGGCCGCCGCCATCGGTGCCGCCCTGACCAGTCGCGACGACGGCCAGTTGTTCCTGCGGGCGTTGGCCGTCGTCGGCTGGCTGGGCTGGGCGACGTTCCTGGTCTCCGTACTGGTGGAGGTGCCGGCGCGGCTGCTGCGCCGGCCGGCACCCCGGCTGCCCGGACTGAACCGGCAGCAGCGGGTCGCGGCCGCGCTGATCGGGTCGATCTCGCTGATCCTGGTGGCCAGCCCGGCGGCGGCGTTCGCCGCACCGGGGACGGTCGAGGCGACCACGGTGGTGGCGGTGAGCACCGGGTTCGGTGCGGCGCCCGCCGACGCGAAAGCCACCGCCGGGCAGGCCACCGCCGGGCAGGCAACCGACTCGCGGCCGACCCCGCACCAGTTGGCCGGGGCCGGCCAGTCCGGGCCGCTGGTGTCGCCGGCCGCGCTGCACGCACTCGCCACCGCGCCGTCGACACCGGACCGGCCCGACGCCGGCACCGACGCGGCGGCCGCCGAACCGGTGTACCGGGTCGCCAACGGCGACTACCTGGGCCACATCGCCGACCGCTATCTGGGTGAGTTCGGCGACTACCGGCAACTGGCCGCGCTCAACGAGATCGACGACCCGGACCGGATCCGGGCCGGCCAGCTGCTGCGGTTGCCGGCCGACGCGACGGACACCGGGGTACGGCCACACGCCAACGGCACCGTGCTGACCCCGGCGGCCCCACGAACCCCGGCACCGCCGGCCACGGAGCAGCCGGCACCGCAACCCCCGGCAGCGGGGCAGCCGCCCACAGGGCAGCCGACGACCCCGCCGCCGACCACCGACGTACCGTCCGACGCCGGCACCGCACCGGCGCAGCGGCCGGCCTGGCAGATCGACGACGACGCCGCTGGCGGCGGCAACCTCGGCGGCGGGGTCTCCGCCGGCTCGCCCGGGCCGCAGCAGAACCTCAACCGACCACTCGCCGTCGCCGCGGTGATCACGGCGGCGAGCATCGTCGGCGCGCAGATCGGCACGGTGCTGGGGCTCAAACGGCGGACCGCCGGGGCACCGACCGACTCCGGCCGGCACCGCCGCTACCGCGACTGA